Proteins encoded by one window of Lathyrus oleraceus cultivar Zhongwan6 chromosome 1, CAAS_Psat_ZW6_1.0, whole genome shotgun sequence:
- the LOC127087312 gene encoding uncharacterized protein LOC127087312 isoform X1, protein MALEQTVKDLQAQNAQFQEMMLSLSKGQEELKTLLMEKKKDQKPVGYINPGRRLKGQVTGVKIRIPKDSEEETENDSEDENPNLVNSEDDDEDYEHEQYSPKDDKYKLLEERMLAMEGQKVPGLDFENLGLVSDVVIPRKFKVPIFTKYDGASCPQMHLRAYVRKIQPYTTDRKLWIHFFQESLSGTQLEWYYQLESSDIRTWTDLATAFYKHYQYNSELAPTRLQLQNMIMGSKESFKEYAQKWRDLAGRVKPPMTDRELVDMFMSTLTGPFYSHLLRSSSSGFIELILTGEHVESGIRSGKIQVATSDPPETPDVITAPPPNHDETVNAVEDTDNDYDLDNWIFPSIGDGLNNWKAEDTIPISFSQE, encoded by the coding sequence atggctctcgaacaaactgtcaaagatctccaggcccagaatgctcaattccaggaaatgatgctgagcttatctaaggggcaggaagaactgaaaactcttttgatggagaagaagaaggaccagaaacctgtgggttacatcaacccggggagaaggcttaagggacaggttacaggagtcaagattagaattccgaaggattcagaagaagagaccgagaatgattcggaagatgagaatcctaatctcgtcaattctgaggacgacgatgaagattatgaacatgaacagtactctccgaaggatgataagtacaagttgctggaagaacgtatgctagctatggaggggcagaaagtgcccggtctggatttcgaaaacttgggtctggtctctgatgtggtcattccccgcaaattcaaggttcccattttcactaagtatgatggtgcctcttgtcctcagatgcatctgagagcttatgtgagaaaaattcagccgtataccactgataggaaactatggattcatttcttccaagaaagtctgtctggcacacagttagaatggtactatcagctcgagagctctgacatccgcacctggaccgatttagcgacagctttctacaagcactaccagtataattctgaattagcgcctactcggctacagttgcagaatatgattatgggatctaaagaaagcttcaaagaatatgctcaaaaatggagagatttggctggaAGAGTCAAACCgcctatgactgatcgagaattagtggacatgttcatgagcacactgaccggcccattctacagccatctattgagaagcTCCTCATCGGGTTTCATTGAACTTATATTAACtggtgaacatgttgaaagcggaattcgaagtggaaagatacaggtggctacctctgatcctccggagactcctgatgtcatcactgctcctccGCCGAATCAcgacgagactgtcaatgctgtggaagatactgataacgattatgacttggataactggattttcccatcaattggtgacggactcaataattggaaggctgaagacactatcccgatttcctttagtcaggagtaa